Below is a genomic region from Phalacrocorax carbo chromosome 10, bPhaCar2.1, whole genome shotgun sequence.
CTAGAAAACTAATAAATTCAATAAAACTTGATACCCTAAAGAGAAACTGGAGTAGTTTAATGGAGGATCTGTACAGCAGAGCCTGGAACAGGCTTGTTTAACTCGAGCGTCTACTCCCTTCATTCAAACTTGTAACCTGGCCTTTACCTGTGATATAACTGCTTTATCAATGGAGCGGGAAAAGATGCTTCATGGAAGCCTCCATCTGCCCTCAGTAGTTTAAAGAGTTAAAACGCACACGAGAGGGGTACCGCCAGTGTTTGTACCGCCCGTCTCTGAGGGGGAAGTCGCGGTCGGCCCGCCAGCCGCCACGCGGGGTGACCGTGGAGGGAAAGCGGGGCTCTGCGGGAGCCGGGCGCGCAGCCCCCCTACACGCCCGCTCCCGGCCACCGCCTCCCCTCAGCCGAGCCCCGCCCTAGGGCAGGGCGGGCCCCGCCCGCGCACGGCGCCTgcgccccggccgccccggctCCCCTCCCGCGCGGCCCTCACCACTCAGCGGGGGGAGCCCGGCCCCCCCCCAGTGTACCGCCCGCAGGTGGCAGGCGTGGATCGGACCTTTCTCGGTTCCTGGCGGTCGGACACACTCGTTCTCTGCCTGCGGCGCGACGGTGGGGCAGGGGATAgcgggggaaggaaggaggcatCTGCCGGACCTTCTCGTCTTCCCCCCTCGCGTCATGAGGTAATGGTTCTGCCCAGCCCATGTGGCCAGGGCGGCCGTGGGCCGGGTCACTGCCGCAACGGGGGGGGACGGACGGGGGACCTCGGGGGAGCGGCGGGAAGGACCGGCTCGGTACTGCCGTACGTAACGGccgcctcctcttccctctcttctgccTTCTCGTCTCTCTCCTCGCCGCTCTGTGGCGGCGGTGGGTGGGCAGGCGGGAAGCTGTCTGTCCCTCTCCCCCCCGCCCTCAGCTGCCGGGAGGGGTGGTACGCGCCGGTGGGTCAGTCAGTGTCAGGCGCCCGCGGACACGGGACGGGGCGGGGACGGCGGTGAGCGGGGActggggccgggctgggggtgTCCGGGCACGGGGAACCGGGTTTGGGCCGTGGGTGTCTGGTCACGGAGGGCAGCGGTTGGGCCGGTCTCGGAGTGGggaggccggggccgggccgtggGTGTCTGGTCACGGGGAACCGGGGCCGAGCCGGTCCCGTAGCGGGGAGGCCGGGACCCGGAAGAGTTAGGCAGGCCCGGGCCCGGCTGGGCCCGAGGCAATCGGGTCCGGGGGCGTTGAGCAGGGCCGGTCCCGACCCGTTACGGCCTGAGGCCTCGGGTAAAAAGAGGCAGCGCCGGGCCCGGTAGGGCCCGAGGTGTCCGGGCACGGAGGTCTGGTCTGTCAGAGCCCAGCCTGTCCCTACAAGACTGCAGGTAACCGGGCAGGGGAGGTCCGGTCCGGTCCTGTTCCACCCCCGCAGGGCCTGAGGTGTCCCGGCTCGGAGTCAGGGACCTGGTCGCGGGGGGGGTCCGGCCTACTCCACTCCCATCCCATCCGGGCATGAAGGGTTGGTCGTTGCTTAGGTTGCCCCATGGTGGAGTTGTGCTGGTCCCTTAGGCTGAGCTTAAGGCCAGCCACTCCTGGAGGCGTGTAGAGTTGGGCCTAAGATGCTTTAATATCTGTTGTGCTGATGTTCTGTGCTTTCTCCCTTACTGCAGGAGGCCTAACGTATGTGCTGAGCTCTCACTATGAATGCTATCGTTGCCCTCTGCCATTTCTGTGAGCTCCACGGTCCTCGCACCCTCTTTTGTACCGAGGTTCTGCATTCACCGCTTCCCCAAGGCGCGAGCAGCGGGGACATCTCTGGGCAGAATGAgcaggcagaagaggaagaaggtggCATTCAGATGAGCAGTCGGATCCGCTCGCACAGCCCAGCAGAAGGTGCCAGCGCCGACTCCAGCAGCCCAGGGCCAAAGAAGTCAGACATGTGTGAGGCAAGTGTGAAGTTCTGTGTGCGGACATCAGTGGCCCTTGGCTTAACTGACGGGCTCTTGGATACTCTAATGCAAATTGAATtgtttaagagagaaaaaaaaatgtgagcgGCACTTGTTTTTATGTGACTGCTGGTGCCAGAAGGTCTCTGAGTCCTCATAAACTGTAATGATCCATGATAAGAGGATGAAGGAACTGTTACTGAGTATATAGACCTTGACAAGACGGTGTCTTGAGGTCTCTTTAAGCCCTGTGATCTGTGATTCCCTTGTGGCTGAGAAATGCTTTTCTCGTCCTTGAAGAGCATTTACTTTATTAGATTTGGTCTGGTCATTTGTTAacagtgattttaaaagcagtgttgattaggaaagagaaaaaatacaaaagcaattaaaagaacacagaaaatttaTGTTCTCAGTCATTCTTGTACTCATCTACCATTGGTACTTGTTCTGAGGTATTTGTGATTTACTTTCCTTTAGTTTATGGCTGGTTTTGTTAGGCCAGTTGGTTTCACAGCTGCTGTTAACTGAACTATACCACTGGTAGAGCCAGCACCAAGTCCACAGTCAAACTAAATAGCGGAAAATGAGCATAAGAGCAGAGGAAGTATATGGCACAGAGTTCTATTTGAGGACCTGGGTTCAAATCCTGACCCTGACTcatatttcttgttttccttacCTATATACATAAATAATGTTTCCCTATGTTTTGAAGGGAATATGCAGAGGCCTTTGGGAACCTTAGATAACTGCATGCTCATTTATGGCTggatttgcttttctcttcaggGTTGCCGCTCTCTTGCAGGAGGACATCCTGGGTATGTCAGCCATGACAAAGAAACTTCAATCAAGTATGTCAGTCACCAACACCCGAACCACCCGCAGCTGTTCAGCATCGTGCGCCAGGCCTGTGTTCGCAGTCTGAGCTGTGAGGTAACTGTGATGAACAGGCAGAAAACCTGTTTATGGACTTATGTATCATTTTGACTCCAAGGTAGTGCTTTGCTGATCCTGGCTGCTCTTTGCAGCCTGAAACAAGGGAATGGAAGTGGAAGGACAGAAACACAAGTCTGTCCATTCCAGGTTTGGTGGTAATTTTTAAGGCTGATCTTTGATAACCTTGAGTGTTCTTTCCTCTCACCTTGTGAGACCAAAAGTTtccctttcttgcttttgctcctATGTGTTTGTTGTCTTTCTTTGTaagataaactggttttgtaaAAACATTGGAATCAATTGTTTAATgccaagaaatattttatctttgtaGGCCATTAATGTTCAGCATCTCATAGTAGTGAAGGGAGAACCTTACAGATTAACGAGGATTTGCATGTCAGGATCAGCAAAATCCCTTGTGGATTCTCAATATTATCGTAGTTGAATAGAGCTGAattcttaaaatacagttaaattGAAGGTTTTGTAGTGTTTGTAGGATACCTCTGGAGGTCTCTTTGACCCTGGGTTTTGGATAGTAGCCGTGTGATGTGCTTAACTATTCTGGTGTGTGTGTCCCTCCCCTTCAGGTCTGCCCAGGACGAGAAGGCCCTATTTTTTTTGGAGATGAACAGCATGGTTTTGTGTTCAGCCACACCTTCTTTATCAAAGACAGCCTGGCTCGAGGTTTCCAGCGCTGGTACAGCATCATCACTATCATGATGGACCGGATTTACCTCATCAACTCCTGGCCTTTCTTGTTGGGAAAAATCAGAGGCATCATTGATGAGCTTCAGGGCAAAGCACTTAAGGTAGGTCAGCGCACAGAGGCTGTTTGACTCAACGTTTGTAAAACATTATGATAGTTGATTTACAGCTGAGTCAAAAAGCTGATCCAGCTTTTTGCAGCCAGGGTGGTCATTAAGGGACACAAGGGACGAGAGGACGGTGCGTATCTGGGGGTGTCGGGGAGAATCAACAGGACACCTCACGCTTTTTAAGCCAGTCATAACGCTTTCGACAGGCCTAAATGCTAGACAGTAGCTCTGTTAGAAATTCAAGTAACTAAAGCTGTGAAGGACAATGGTTTTGGAGCACTAGCGTTATTTAGTGATAATTTTGGTCAGCCTAAGAATAAGAtgtcccttccctctcttttcctGTAATTTACAATGTAGTTTGGATGATTGTGTGTGACGCACCCTATTCACTTCAtatttttgttggggttttttggcttgGCTTTACTGGaagcattttatctttttcagtCTCTTATACTGCCCTTCTTCCGTGGTGTAGGTGTTCGAAGCAGAGCAGTATGGGTGCCCTCAGCGTGCCCAGCGGATGAACACAGCCTTCACTCCCTTCCTGCACCAGCGGAACGGCAATGCAGCCCGCTCCTTAACGTCGCTGACCAATGATGAAAACCTGTGGGCATGTCTGCATACTTCCTTTGCTTGGTAAAGCCCCTTGCGTTTCTAGCTTCTACAACTCCTTCCAGAAGATAATATTGTCGTATTCTGAAAGGGTGGATATATGATTTGagtgtttgggtattttttttcttgaggtaATAACTTGGGCTTTGCTAAGTAGTCTCTGAATTGGAAAGAGCTAAGCACAGAAAGACAGCGGCCGGCTGATGCCTTTAGGACAAACAAATCTCCTTGTCGCTGTGAAGTAAGCCTGCTAATGTGGCTGCTAATGGAAACCATGTCAATCTAGATGGAAAGGCTTTGCAGTATAAAAGTAAATatggaagaaagcaagaaaagatgCTCCTATGCCCAGGGTGTTGTACCTCAGATTCACACTTGGCCATACAGCAGTGGTTCAGGGGGAAGTGCCGGTGTATTGTGGTAGGCAGTGTGGGAGGTGCAGCCATTTGGCACAGCTGTATGTCTGTGGGAGTCCAGTTGCTCCAGTGCCTGACTTGCTCATCAAACTTTCCTGGAAATAAGCCACAGGGGGGGTTGCAACACTGGCATGTGACTTGGATGGGGGATAAGTATGTTGCACAAAGTAATTGCAAAATGGTAGGCTTTTCGGTGACTTTGAATGGCAGCAGTTGTAAGATGCATTGATAGTTACCACGCTGAGGAAAGCATAGAGATGTGTTGAAAGGAAACTTGATTggtggttggattttttttgttgagcCCATAGCACCAAGTTTCTTACTGGATTTTTGCACCTAGCAGGCAGGTTTAATGAGCACtacttccatttctttcaaTGTCGCTAGGCTTTTGAAAGCTTGTGGCAGCCGACTTACAGAGAAGCTTCTGGAGGGAGCACCAACAGAAGACACCCTCGTTCAGATGGAAAAACTTGCAGGTGAGAGAGAAGTTTCCAGAGCTGGAACACCTTCTGAGAATGCTTTGGATGGTAAAACACTGAGTCCTTTTGTGAGCATCGCAGTGCAGCCATCTCTCATGGACTTTACCTTAGCGGTAGTCTCCACAGTAGCTGACATGCTTGCCCAGATGGAGATGACTGCGACAGGAATGTGAAATCAAGGCCTTTGGCCTCGTAGGCTCTCTGCACACACATGTGGTGTTCGTTACTCGTGTAGGAGTGTTGCATCATCATGGTTATTGTTCTGTCTGGC
It encodes:
- the FLCN gene encoding folliculin isoform X2; translation: MNAIVALCHFCELHGPRTLFCTEVLHSPLPQGASSGDISGQNEQAEEEEGGIQMSSRIRSHSPAEGASADSSSPGPKKSDMCEGCRSLAGGHPGYVSHDKETSIKYVSHQHPNHPQLFSIVRQACVRSLSCEVCPGREGPIFFGDEQHGFVFSHTFFIKDSLARGFQRWYSIITIMMDRIYLINSWPFLLGKIRGIIDELQGKALKVFEAEQYGCPQRAQRMNTAFTPFLHQRNGNAARSLTSLTNDENLWACLHTSFAWLLKACGSRLTEKLLEGAPTEDTLVQMEKLADLKEESEGWDGSEEEEKPSSQPDVVEGQELSKCSPETSLPDCNSWNVAHRRLSVFRSLRHMRQVLGASAFRMLAWHVLMGNQVIWKARDMDLVQSAFDVLRTMLPVGCVRIIPYSDQYEEAYRCNFLGLRPHVQIPSHILSSEFAVLVEVRTATRSSLYPTLFDEEQSLNNWPYNLEQDRSCPDQPEPFCRCCGAVPCLPKGGVDE
- the FLCN gene encoding folliculin isoform X1 — its product is MNAIVALCHFCELHGPRTLFCTEVLHSPLPQGASSGDISGQNEQAEEEEGGIQMSSRIRSHSPAEGASADSSSPGPKKSDMCEGCRSLAGGHPGYVSHDKETSIKYVSHQHPNHPQLFSIVRQACVRSLSCEVCPGREGPIFFGDEQHGFVFSHTFFIKDSLARGFQRWYSIITIMMDRIYLINSWPFLLGKIRGIIDELQGKALKVFEAEQYGCPQRAQRMNTAFTPFLHQRNGNAARSLTSLTNDENLWACLHTSFAWLLKACGSRLTEKLLEGAPTEDTLVQMEKLADLKEESEGWDGSEEEEKPSSQPDVVEGQELSKCSPETSLPDCNSWNVAHRRLSVFRSLRHMRQVLGASAFRMLAWHVLMGNQVIWKARDMDLVQSAFDVLRTMLPVGCVRIIPYSDQYEEAYRCNFLGLRPHVQIPSHILSSEFAVLVEVRTATRSSLYPTLFDEEQSLNKYEFVVTSGSPVAADRVGPTILNKIEAALTNQNLSVDVVEQCLVCLKEEWMNKVKVLFKFTKVDSRPKEDTQKLLSILGAAEEDNVKLLKFWMTGLSKTYKSHLMSTVRSPTSSESRN